Genomic segment of Umezawaea sp. Da 62-37:
CGCGCACGGAATTCGACCATGCGCATCCGAAGAAAGGTGCACGACATGCCGTTCCAGGTTCGCCCGATCTCCGGTTCGCTCGGCGCCGAGGTGTACGGCGTCGACCTCGGCTCAGTCGACGACGAGGGGTTCAAGGAGGTCCACGACCTGCTCATGCGCCATCTGGTGCTCTTCTTCCCGGACGCGGGCGGCCTGACCCCGCAGGCCCACGAGGCGTTCGGCGGCCGGTTCGGGGAATTGGAGGTGCACCCCTTCCTGCCCAAGCTGGAAGGCCACGAGAAAATCGTCGTGCTGGACTCGAGCCAGGGGGCGCGCGCCGATGTGTGGCACACCGACGTGACATTCGCCCAAAGCCCGCCCATCGCTTCCGTCCTGCAGGTCACGCTGACGCCGGAATCGGGTGGCGACACGATGTGGAGCAACCAGTACCTCGCTTACGAGGCGTTGTCGGAACCGATGCGGGACCTGCTGGAGGGGACCACGGCGTCGCACCTGTTCGTCCACCCGAACGGCTCGTTCCGCAGCGAGGCTGAGCACCCGGTGGTCCGCACGCACCCGGTGACGGGACGCAGGAGCCTCTACGTGAACCGCATGTTCACCCGGCGGATCCTCCAGTTGGCCAAGGGTGAGAGCGACGCGCTGCTGGAACACCTGTTCGCGGTGTCGGAGAGCCCCCAGCGGACGTGCCGGTACCGGTGGGTGGAGGGGGCGGTGGCCATGTGGGACAACCGGGCCACCCAGCACTACGCGGTGAACGACTACGCGGGTCGAAGGGTGGGGCAGCGGGTGACCGTGATGGGGGATGAGCCGCGTGGGGCGGAGCCGCGGTGGGGGAAGTTCCGGGAGGCGGGGATGTCGGCTACGAGCGTGAAGGAGTGAGGGGGCACTGGGGGTTGGGTGGGTGATCTGGCGAAACCCGGCCCCCGGTCGCGTGATTGTCTCAATGCCCGCCCACTATTTGTCAAGACGATAAAGCCATCTTGACAAATAGTGGGCGGGCACGAGGGCGCTTCGGATCGGGGGCAAGGGTAGGACCTGGCTTCGCCAGCGCGGGAAGGCCTGGCTTTGGGCTTTGGGTGGTGGTCGCCAGGTTTGTGCGGTGTCGTGGTGGTGCGGCCTTGGTCAGACTTGTGGTGGTTGTTGCTGGGGGGTGCGGGGGCCGAGTACGACGGGGAACGTGCGGGGGGCGTGTACGTGGACGCTTTTGCGGAAGGTCAGGGTGGTGGGGTCGGCTGCTGTGCGCATGTGGGGGAAGCGGGTGAACAGGGCGGTCAGGCCGACCTCGCCCTCAAGGCGGACGAGGGCCGCGCCGAGGCAGCGGTGGATGCCGTGGCCGAAGGCCAGGTGGCCGGTGGTGTCGCGGTCCGGGTCGAACGTCGTGGGGGCCGGGTACTGGGCCGGGTCGCGGTTGGCGCCGCCGGTGGACAGCATCACCGAGGCTCCCCTGGGGATGGCGACTCCCCCGATCTCCATGTCCTCCGTGGCGAAGCGCAGTGAGGCGTTGATGGCGGGCGAGAGCCAGCGGAGCAGTTCCTCGATCAGGGACGGGGCCGACGCGGGTGAGTACAGGCGGTCGAGGCCGGTGGGGTCGGACAGGAGGGCGCGGACGCTGTTGGTGATGAACACGGCGGTGGTCTCATGGCCCGCCATGAGCAGGAGCATGGCCATCGCGACGATCTCCAGGTCGGAGAGCCGGTCGCCCTCGTCCGAGGCCGTGATCAGCGCGGACAGCAGCGCCTTGTCGGGGGCGGCGCGCTTGGTGGCGACCAGGCCCTCCAGGTAGTCGGCCATCCGGGTGGAGGCGAGGATCATCTCGGGTTCGGGACACTCGTCGATCAGGACGGTCGACAGGCGGGCGAACTCCTCGCGGTCGATGTCGGGGACGCCGAGCAGCTCGCAGATCACCACCATCGGCAGGATGATCGCGTACCGCGCCACGAGGTCGATCGGCTCGTCCTCGGGCAGGGCGTCGAGGAGTTCGGCGGCGACGGCCTCGACCCTCGGGCGCAGCTCGGCGATCCGGCGGGCGGTGAACGCCTGGACGACCAGGTTCCGCAGGCGGGTGTGCTCCGGCGGGTCGAGGGAGGTCAGCATGTGCGACATCGGAGCGGGCAGACCGGGGGGCGCCGAGGCCCGCTCGTCCTCCGGCAGGCTCGACCGCCAGTCCTTGGCCAGCCGTTCGTCGGTGAGCCCGGCGCGCACGTCGGCGTAGCGGGTGACCAGCCAGGTCGGTCCCGTCTCGAACTCGACCTCGCGGACGGGACTGGTCTCCCGCGTCCTGGCGAGGGTCTCGTGCGGGTCGCGCCAGTAGTCCTCGGTGAAGGAATCCTCGTGCGTCGTACTGGTCATCGGGGTTCTCCGCTTCCTGGAGTGTCCTGGTGGGACCGCCTGCTCACGACGTCGTGGCCCGCCGGGTCGCCGTCCGGTAGCGGCCGAGCGCGCGCAGCGCCATGCCGTGGGCGAACGCGGGGTTGGTGTACCGGCTCACGAAGCGCACGTACTCGTGCACGTTCTCCGAGGGCCACCCGCCGCCGGGGTGGCGCCGGTGCTCCAGCAGCCAGTCCACGCCGGAGCGCACGGCGGCCGGGTCGGCGCCCGCTGCCAGCAGGGCGGACACCGCCCAACCGGTCTCCTCGACCGTGCCGGGCGCACCGGTCCCGTCGCCCCACGAACCGTCGGGCAGCCGGGTGCGCTCCAGCCACGCCACCGCCCGGCGGGCGGTTTCGCCACCGGCGCGTCCGACCCGGGAGAAGGTCTCCAGCACGGCCGCGGTGCCCATGGTGTGGTGCCGGTACCACACCGACTCGAAGGTGCCTTCCGGGCTCTGGACGCCGGCGAGCCAGTCCAGTGCGCGGCGCACCCGGCGGTCGTCGGCGGGCACACCCGCGTCGAGCAGGGCGTCGACGGCCTGCACGGTGGTCATCGGGCAGGGCCCGCTGTTGGCCACCTTGGTGTTGCGCACGCACAGCCCCCAGGACCCGCGGGTGTCCTGCACGCGGGTGAGCCAGTCGACGCCCCGTCCGACCGCGTCGGCCTGCTCGTCGCCGGACAGCCTGCACAGCACGGACAGGATTTCCCCCGTCTCCAGCGTCGACGGCCAGCCCTCGGTGCCCGACCAGCCCCAGTAGCCCGGCGGGCACCCGAACGCCAGGAACGGGCGGTGCTGCTGGATGCGCACGAACAGCCGGACCGACGCGGTCAGCCGCGGGTCGTCGGCGTAGCCCGCCTCGGCGAGCCCGCGGGCGGCGTACATCGTCCAGGCCGCGTCGAGGGGGCCGGTCTCCCACGAGCCGTCGGGCGCCATGGACCGGTGGAACCACCCCACGGCGGCGGCGACCATGTCCGGCGCCAGTCCGGCGCGGGCCAGACCGGTGCAGACCAGGCCGGTGACCCACGCGTTCTCACACCAGGCCCCGGTCGAGCCCTCGTGCTCGTAGACCTGCCGGATCACCTTCAGCGCGTTGGGCTCGGCCCAGCGGGCCAGCGTGCGCTGCA
This window contains:
- a CDS encoding TauD/TfdA family dioxygenase, whose product is MPFQVRPISGSLGAEVYGVDLGSVDDEGFKEVHDLLMRHLVLFFPDAGGLTPQAHEAFGGRFGELEVHPFLPKLEGHEKIVVLDSSQGARADVWHTDVTFAQSPPIASVLQVTLTPESGGDTMWSNQYLAYEALSEPMRDLLEGTTASHLFVHPNGSFRSEAEHPVVRTHPVTGRRSLYVNRMFTRRILQLAKGESDALLEHLFAVSESPQRTCRYRWVEGAVAMWDNRATQHYAVNDYAGRRVGQRVTVMGDEPRGAEPRWGKFREAGMSATSVKE
- a CDS encoding cytochrome P450, giving the protein MTSTTHEDSFTEDYWRDPHETLARTRETSPVREVEFETGPTWLVTRYADVRAGLTDERLAKDWRSSLPEDERASAPPGLPAPMSHMLTSLDPPEHTRLRNLVVQAFTARRIAELRPRVEAVAAELLDALPEDEPIDLVARYAIILPMVVICELLGVPDIDREEFARLSTVLIDECPEPEMILASTRMADYLEGLVATKRAAPDKALLSALITASDEGDRLSDLEIVAMAMLLLMAGHETTAVFITNSVRALLSDPTGLDRLYSPASAPSLIEELLRWLSPAINASLRFATEDMEIGGVAIPRGASVMLSTGGANRDPAQYPAPTTFDPDRDTTGHLAFGHGIHRCLGAALVRLEGEVGLTALFTRFPHMRTAADPTTLTFRKSVHVHAPRTFPVVLGPRTPQQQPPQV
- a CDS encoding prenyltransferase/squalene oxidase repeat-containing protein, which codes for MSPVHVDPDPFTEVLDKAIAEGAEALFGAQRPDGVFDYGEDSLTSTLGTVGAVSALHFADPDGSADLIAAGAGWLRRTQNDDGGWAMVPGLSSEAGPTAVASAVLHLVDPEGSATWVDTGQRWMDDHGGLDAIPHPEVVSWCRQYYGFVGWLAPEDMRRFPLELALLPGLYRRLFDLRLPMASALGLAQARHKPLTRLQRTLARWAEPNALKVIRQVYEHEGSTGAWCENAWVTGLVCTGLARAGLAPDMVAAAVGWFHRSMAPDGSWETGPLDAAWTMYAARGLAEAGYADDPRLTASVRLFVRIQQHRPFLAFGCPPGYWGWSGTEGWPSTLETGEILSVLCRLSGDEQADAVGRGVDWLTRVQDTRGSWGLCVRNTKVANSGPCPMTTVQAVDALLDAGVPADDRRVRRALDWLAGVQSPEGTFESVWYRHHTMGTAAVLETFSRVGRAGGETARRAVAWLERTRLPDGSWGDGTGAPGTVEETGWAVSALLAAGADPAAVRSGVDWLLEHRRHPGGGWPSENVHEYVRFVSRYTNPAFAHGMALRALGRYRTATRRATTS